In a single window of the Streptomyces cinnabarinus genome:
- a CDS encoding adenylosuccinate lyase produces the protein MDEELRSLTERLRRESGGGAGFERLLVAGDLDELAEALIAPGQSLWARELAAFRLGLAGDRRAFESLVLLLNHRDPQRCASAAHALARLGDPRTARAAAALATNELRVAYALHPVRLLVELRAPEAVPALITTLERRLRPHDPYRRVALACVEGLGTLGDARARTVLSEALAHPTLAEAAVHALARIPKQR, from the coding sequence ATGGACGAAGAGTTGCGATCACTCACGGAGCGTTTACGGCGGGAGTCGGGCGGGGGCGCGGGCTTCGAGCGGCTGCTGGTGGCCGGGGATCTCGACGAGCTGGCCGAAGCGCTGATCGCGCCGGGGCAGTCGCTGTGGGCCCGGGAGCTGGCCGCGTTCCGGCTCGGACTCGCCGGCGATCGGCGTGCGTTCGAGTCCCTCGTCCTGCTGCTGAACCACCGCGACCCGCAGCGCTGCGCGTCCGCGGCCCACGCCCTGGCCCGGCTCGGCGACCCGCGCACCGCCCGGGCGGCGGCCGCCCTCGCCACCAACGAACTCCGCGTCGCCTACGCCCTGCACCCGGTCCGCCTGCTGGTGGAGCTGCGGGCGCCCGAGGCCGTCCCCGCGCTGATCACCACCCTGGAGCGACGGCTGCGCCCCCACGACCCCTACCGCCGGGTGGCGCTCGCCTGCGTGGAGGGCCTCGGCACCCTCGGCGACGCCCGCGCCCGGACCGTACTCAGCGAGGCCCTGGCTCATCCGACGCTGGCGGAGGCGGCGGTGCACGCGCTGGCGCGGATTCCGAAGCAGCGGTGA
- a CDS encoding GNAT family N-acetyltransferase: MVYGDCERVSEIRIGGWRSAYRGLMPQSHLDALSVAEDAERRRARFTDLADTVVNLIAERDGSTAGWACHGPYREGEARTGDAELYAIYVDPGHYGDGIGHALLEESLRRCSAAGHARMFLWVLKENTGARRFYERAGFRPDGAEEPFEVDGVLVPEVRYTRRLGTA; this comes from the coding sequence ATGGTCTACGGCGACTGCGAGCGGGTCTCCGAGATACGGATCGGCGGGTGGCGTAGCGCCTACCGGGGACTGATGCCGCAGAGCCATCTCGACGCGCTCAGCGTCGCGGAGGACGCCGAGCGCCGCCGCGCCCGGTTCACCGACCTCGCCGACACCGTGGTGAACCTGATCGCCGAGCGGGACGGCAGCACGGCGGGGTGGGCCTGCCACGGCCCCTACCGCGAGGGCGAGGCCCGGACCGGGGACGCCGAGCTGTACGCGATCTATGTCGACCCCGGCCACTACGGCGACGGCATCGGCCACGCCCTCCTGGAGGAGTCCCTACGGCGCTGCTCGGCCGCCGGGCACGCGCGGATGTTCCTGTGGGTACTGAAGGAGAACACCGGTGCCCGCCGCTTCTACGAGCGGGCCGGTTTCCGTCCGGACGGCGCCGAGGAGCCCTTCGAGGTGGACGGCGTCCTCGTCCCCGAGGTGCGCTACACACGGCGGCTGGGCACCGCCTGA
- a CDS encoding alpha/beta hydrolase, producing MRKRAAVLCGAAVVLAGSFTAVPAEASAPHSAPKLSWKNCGTTTYPTLQCASLKVPLDHANPHGRKITLALSRVPHTATKFQGPLLVNPGGPGGSGLTLAGFVANTLPKEVAAQYDVIGFDPRGVGKSKPALDCKPGYFNPVRPDSVPSTPAIERANLQRARSFARACRDKHADLLPYINTISAVQDMDAIRQAVGNKRINYFGYSYGTYLGAVYAKLFPQRVRRLVLDSVVDPTGVWYEDNLAQDYAFNDRHLAFMAWVAKHHATYKLGTDPARIEEKWYAMRAALAKKPAGGKVGAAELEDTFLPGGYYNGYWPYLAEAFAAYVGDKNTDPLVEAYEDFAAVDAAGDNGYSVYTSVQCRDADWPRDWGQWRQDNWAVYRKAPFMTWSNAWYNAPCAFWPTDTLDPVNVANHELPPTLLLQATGDAATPYHGAVTVHRMLKGSSLVVEQGGQNHGISLSGNACLDKHLAQYLTDGTVPRSGGEVDAVCDALPDPKPPTATSSPSSRGATLHGLLGFRG from the coding sequence ATGAGAAAACGCGCAGCCGTGCTGTGCGGTGCCGCCGTCGTCTTGGCCGGGTCGTTCACGGCCGTGCCCGCCGAGGCCTCCGCGCCCCACTCGGCGCCGAAGCTCAGCTGGAAGAACTGCGGCACGACCACGTATCCGACGCTCCAGTGCGCTTCCCTCAAGGTGCCGCTCGACCACGCGAATCCGCACGGGCGGAAGATCACGCTCGCGCTCTCCCGTGTGCCGCACACCGCGACGAAGTTCCAGGGCCCGCTGCTGGTCAACCCCGGCGGCCCCGGCGGCAGCGGTCTGACCCTGGCCGGATTCGTCGCCAACACGCTGCCCAAGGAGGTGGCGGCGCAGTACGACGTCATCGGCTTCGACCCGCGCGGGGTCGGCAAGAGCAAGCCCGCCCTGGACTGCAAGCCCGGGTACTTCAACCCGGTGCGCCCGGACTCGGTGCCGAGCACCCCGGCGATCGAGCGGGCCAACCTCCAGCGTGCGCGGTCCTTCGCGAGGGCGTGCCGCGACAAGCACGCCGATCTGCTGCCGTACATCAACACGATCAGCGCCGTGCAGGACATGGACGCGATCCGGCAGGCCGTGGGCAACAAGCGCATCAACTACTTCGGTTACTCGTACGGCACTTACCTCGGCGCGGTCTACGCCAAGCTCTTCCCGCAGCGGGTGCGCCGGCTGGTGCTGGACTCCGTGGTCGATCCCACGGGCGTCTGGTACGAGGACAACCTCGCTCAGGACTACGCCTTCAACGACCGTCACCTCGCCTTCATGGCGTGGGTCGCCAAGCACCACGCGACCTACAAGCTGGGCACCGACCCGGCCAGGATCGAGGAGAAGTGGTACGCGATGCGGGCCGCGCTGGCGAAGAAGCCGGCCGGCGGCAAGGTGGGCGCCGCCGAGCTGGAGGACACCTTCCTGCCGGGCGGCTACTACAACGGCTACTGGCCTTATCTGGCCGAGGCGTTCGCGGCGTACGTGGGCGACAAGAACACCGATCCGCTGGTGGAGGCGTACGAGGACTTCGCCGCCGTGGACGCGGCCGGGGACAACGGCTACAGCGTCTACACCTCCGTGCAGTGCCGGGACGCGGACTGGCCGCGTGACTGGGGGCAGTGGCGCCAGGACAACTGGGCGGTGTACCGGAAGGCGCCGTTCATGACCTGGTCCAACGCCTGGTACAACGCACCCTGCGCGTTCTGGCCCACCGACACCCTGGACCCGGTGAACGTCGCCAACCACGAACTGCCGCCGACGCTGCTCCTCCAGGCGACCGGGGACGCGGCCACGCCGTACCACGGCGCCGTGACGGTCCACCGGATGCTCAAGGGCTCCAGCCTGGTGGTGGAACAGGGCGGGCAGAACCACGGCATCTCGCTGAGCGGGAACGCCTGCCTGGACAAGCACCTCGCGCAGTACCTGACCGACGGCACGGTGCCGCGCAGCGGCGGTGAGGTCGACGCGGTGTGCGACGCCCTGCCCGACCCGAAGCCGCCGACCGCGACATCGTCCCCGTCGTCGCGCGGCGCGACCCTGCACGGCCTGCTGGGCTTCCGCGGCTGA
- a CDS encoding SRPBCC family protein, translating to MAQVEAVTERVVAADAEKVFDALADYSGTREKVLTEHFSEYEVREGGDGEGTLVHWKLQATSKRVRDCLLEVSEPTDGELVEKDRNSSMVTTWRVTPAGEGRSRVVVTTTWQGAGGIGGFFEKTFAPKGLGRIYGALLDRLAAEVEK from the coding sequence ATGGCGCAGGTCGAAGCCGTCACGGAGCGGGTCGTCGCGGCGGACGCGGAGAAGGTGTTCGACGCGCTCGCCGACTACAGCGGCACCCGCGAGAAGGTGCTGACCGAGCACTTCAGCGAGTACGAGGTGCGCGAGGGCGGTGACGGCGAGGGCACCCTCGTCCACTGGAAGCTCCAGGCCACCAGCAAGCGCGTGCGCGACTGCCTCCTGGAGGTCAGCGAGCCCACCGACGGCGAGCTCGTCGAGAAGGACCGCAACTCCTCCATGGTCACCACCTGGCGGGTCACCCCGGCCGGCGAGGGCAGGTCCCGCGTCGTGGTCACCACCACCTGGCAGGGGGCCGGCGGTATCGGCGGCTTCTTCGAGAAGACCTTCGCCCCCAAGGGGCTCGGCCGGATCTACGGCGCCCTGCTGGACCGGCTCGCCGCCGAGGTCGAGAAGTAA
- a CDS encoding Rv2578c family radical SAM protein: MRWENLALESDRSGSEHSRADAALFGADAVTTRTFDTPEFRGITFHEIRARSIINRVPGASRMPFEWTVNPYRGCSHACVYCFARKTHSYLDLDTGLGFDSQIVVKVNAPELLRRQLGSRRWLGEHIAMGTNVDCYQRAEGRYRLMPGIIGALRDHANPFSILTKGTLILRDLELLKQAAAVTDVGISVSVGFTDAELWRTVEPGTPAPERRLEVVRTLGEHGIGCGVLMAPVIPFLSDSPAQLRATVRAIAAAGATSVTPLVLHLRPGAREWFMAWLERHHPYLVRRYQRLYADGAYAPKWYQRRITRQVHELAEEYGIGPTRAGMPRRIREPEAAEPRLTESQMSEPVQLSLI, translated from the coding sequence ATGCGCTGGGAGAACCTCGCCCTGGAGTCGGACCGCAGCGGCTCCGAACACAGCCGGGCCGACGCCGCGCTGTTCGGCGCCGACGCGGTCACGACCCGTACCTTCGACACCCCCGAGTTCCGTGGCATCACCTTCCACGAGATCCGGGCCCGCTCGATCATCAACCGGGTGCCGGGGGCCTCCCGCATGCCCTTCGAGTGGACGGTGAACCCCTACCGCGGCTGCTCGCACGCGTGTGTGTACTGCTTCGCGCGCAAGACCCACAGCTATCTGGACCTCGACACCGGGCTCGGCTTCGACTCCCAGATCGTGGTCAAGGTGAACGCCCCGGAGCTGCTGCGCCGCCAGCTCGGCTCGCGGCGCTGGCTCGGCGAGCACATCGCGATGGGCACGAACGTCGACTGCTACCAGCGGGCCGAGGGCCGCTACCGGCTGATGCCGGGCATCATCGGCGCCCTGCGCGACCACGCCAACCCCTTCTCGATCCTGACCAAGGGCACGCTCATCCTGCGCGACCTGGAGCTGCTGAAGCAGGCGGCCGCGGTGACGGACGTCGGCATCTCCGTCTCGGTCGGCTTCACCGACGCCGAGCTGTGGCGCACCGTGGAGCCGGGCACGCCCGCTCCGGAACGGCGCCTGGAGGTCGTGCGCACCCTCGGTGAGCACGGCATCGGGTGCGGGGTGCTGATGGCTCCGGTGATCCCGTTCCTGAGCGACAGCCCGGCCCAACTGCGAGCCACCGTAAGGGCGATAGCGGCGGCAGGCGCGACCTCGGTGACACCGCTGGTGCTGCATCTGCGGCCCGGCGCCCGGGAGTGGTTCATGGCCTGGCTGGAACGGCACCACCCGTATCTGGTGCGCCGCTACCAGCGCTTGTACGCGGACGGCGCCTACGCCCCGAAGTGGTACCAGCGCCGGATCACCCGTCAGGTGCACGAACTGGCCGAGGAGTACGGCATCGGCCCCACGCGCGCGGGCATGCCCCGCCGGATCCGTGAACCGGAGGCGGCCGAGCCGCGGCTGACCGAGTCTCAGATGTCCGAGCCGGTTCAACTCTCGCTGATCTGA